One genomic window of Medicago truncatula cultivar Jemalong A17 chromosome 1, MtrunA17r5.0-ANR, whole genome shotgun sequence includes the following:
- the LOC11421187 gene encoding uncharacterized protein gives MAIIPYMQAVLESRLYEEVHPCSICRVPNKLRDLKEDAYTPKSIFIGLLPRGETNYRQVQLMVGIKWQYMNRFLLQENQQNVPGTFDTRLSACSEDIPIFEIDIRASYDGSILGSELTTDVIGRKMILDGCFLLQLLSRLEHPTIDPQDPIFETREKMCAAVNDITLLENQIPFIVLKKLYRKTIGERFVPEHDNPVDQHVEIRIDHRVDVEQIDNGAGVVNAPVAVKLINNGAEVVNPPVAQHVQVWNDHRVARIVQRAFGYPLQNTRGCAHILDLMHFSTVEDSRIRDAKPARQELVRCATSLLAAGIIIIPVPCLVERNPQVLDLTDTFDFNIRLDYITGELRIPVLNFKETTEVRWRNLIAWEQSKINIRCKYTSYALFFKGLICCESDIGLLQEKGVIVLDGCDRSRKDLMTLFSTISQGAEHMDSSFTDICTSLNNYMSMRFTMIILFRLMWHKCRIGYETSRNFIREGREMQSTRWKIVGVLAATALIILFRQSTNSFY, from the coding sequence ATGGCAATTATCCCTTACATGCAAGCAGTGTTGGAGTCTAGACTTTACGAAGAAGTTCATCCATGCAGCATTTGCAGGGTTCCAAACAAACTTCGAGACCTAAAAGAGGACGCTTACACGCCAAAGTCTATCTTTATAGGACTCTTACCCAGGGGAGAAACGAACTACCGCCAAGTCCAATTGATGGTAGGCATTAAATGGCAATACATGAACAGGTTTCTGCTTCAAGAAAACCAGCAGAATGTACCAGGAACATTCGACACAAGGTTAAGTGCATGTAGCGAAGATATTCCCATATTTGAAATAGACATCCGCGCAAGCTATGATGGTAGCATCTTAGGTTCAGAATTAACTACAGATGTTATCGGGAGAAAAATGATATTGGATGGTTGTTTTCTGTTACAGCTTCTCAGTAGACTTGAACACCCAACAATAGATCCCCAAGACCCAATATTTGAAACCAGGGAAAAGATGTGTGCTGCTGTGAACGACATCACATTGCTTGAGAACCAAATACCCTTCATTGTTCTCAAGAAGTTATACAGGAAAACCATCGGCGAAAGATTTGTACCCGAGCACGATAACCCGGTTGATCAACATGTGGAGATCCGGATCGATCATCGGGTTGATGTTGAGCAGATTGATAATGGTGCGGGGGTCGTCAATGCCCCTGTTGCTGTTAAGCTGATTAATAATGGTGCGGAGGTCGTCAATCCCCCGGTTGCTCAACATGTGCAGGTTTGGAACGATCATCGGGTTGCTAGAATTGTGCAGAGGGCATTCGGTTACCCTCTTCAGAATACCAGGGGCTGTGCTCATATACTTGATTTAATGCACTTTTCTACTGTGGAAGACAGCCGGATTAGAGATGCAAAGCCAGCAAGGCAAGAGCTAGTTCGATGCGCTACTAGTCTTCTAGCTGCTGGGATAATCATCATTCCAGTACCCTGCCTGGTGGAACGAAATCCCCAGGTACTTGATTTGACGGATACATTCGACTTTAATATACGTTTGGACTATATAACGGGGGAGCTACGAATCCCGGTGTTGAATTTCAAGGAAACAACGGAAGTGAGGTGGAGGAATTTGATTGCTTGGGAGCAGAgcaaaattaacattagatGCAAATATACATCCTATGCTCTTTTCTTCAAAGGTTTGATATGCTGTGAATCTGACATTGGATTGCTTCAAGAAAAAGGGGTTATAGTACTGGATGGGTGTGACAGGAGCAGGAAAGATTTGATGACACTATTTAGCACCATCTCTCAGGGAGCAGAACATATGGATTCCAGTTTCACTGATATTTGTACTAGTTTGAATAACTACATGAGCATGAGATTCACAATGATTATTCTCTTTAGACTTATGTGGCATAAATGCCGGATTGGTTATGAGACCAGTAGGAACTTTATTCGAGAAGGTCGCGAAATGCAATCTACTCGTTGGAAAATCGTAGGAGTTTTGGCTGCTACAGCGCTGATTATTCTCTTTAGACAATCCACTAATAGCTTTTATTAA
- the LOC11418858 gene encoding uncharacterized protein yields MMNSLIWLPKNPTFQPGWDLEEIHATFFKCISWQMEETMDAINCPYHYVCDKTYPPNYHLSIDILVLLFTTISYFLTLFIVIMNIISRKGTIFFSLSKRFFLPSGPISLPLIILIFGKGNQINTIFPLSCIGPAILLLVLISALSFDNEADYKDIQYTFFAASTVSGILHASLYLDSIVLPYYTGFDALMSSTLSGECATCVCRKEALVVGGKLVKYKGWSMTTFFVVSVLCLRIICKIFGENVGKFVSMIKVLMERFSWILISLDCVYLIAKSPPEKVMLRVVAFGGIFLLILLHVLKEACSQICAMAYVVEKLRLVSMSTPIA; encoded by the coding sequence ATGATGAATAGCCTTATCTGGCTCCCAAAAAACCCAACATTCCAACCTGGATGGGACCTAGAAGAAATTCATGCCACATTTTTCAAATGCATAAGTTGGCAAATGGAAGAAACAATGGATGCAATCAATTGCCCTTACCATTATGTATGTGACAAAACTTACCCTCCAAATTATCATCTTTCCATTGATATCTTAGTCCTTCTCTTCACaacaatttcttattttttgacTCTTTTCATTGTGATAATGAATATTATCTCAAGAAaaggaacaatattttttagtctatcaaaaagattttttttaccatcTGGTCCTATATCTCTTCCACTTATAATATTAATCTTTGGAAAGGGAAATCAAATCAACACAATTTTCCCACTTTCTTGTATTGGTCCAGCAATTCTTCTATTGGTTCTAATTTCTGCATTATCCTTTGATAATGAAGCTGATTATAAGGATATTCAGTACACATTTTTTGCAGCATCAACAGTTTCTGGAATTTTACATGCAAGTTTATATTTAGATTCAATTGTGTTGCCTTATTATACCGGTTTCGACGCGTTGATGTCTTCGACACTTTCAGGTGAATGTGCAACATGTGTATGTAGGAAAGAAGCTTTGGTTGTTGGAGGGAAACTAGTAAAGTACAAAGGCTGGTCAATGAcaacattttttgttgttagtGTTCTTTGTTTGAGGATTATATGTAAAATCTTTGGTGAAAATGTGGGGAAATTTGTGTCCATGATTAAAGTGTTGATGGAAAGGTTTAGTTGGATTTTGATAAGTTTGGATTGTGTTTATTTGATTGCAAAGTCACCACCAGAAAAAGTAATGTTGAGAGTTGTTGCTTTTGGAGGcatatttcttttgattttgcttCATGTTCTCAAAGAGGCATGTAGTCAAATTTGTGCAATGGCTTATGTGGTAGAAAAATTGAGATTGGTGTCAATGTCAACACCAAtagcataa
- the LOC11423612 gene encoding uncharacterized protein, whose product MNIISRKGTMFFSLTKRFFLPSGPISLPLIILIFAKGNQINTIFPLSCIGPAILLLVLISALSFDNEADYKDIQYTFFAASTVSGILHASLYLDSIALAYYTGFDALMSSTLSGECATCVCRKEALAVGGKLVKYKGWSMTTFFVGSVLCLRIICTIFGENVGKFVSMIKVLMERFSWILISLDCVYLIAKSPPERVMLRVVAFGCIFLLIVLHVLKEACSQIHAMAYVAEKLRLVSMSTPIA is encoded by the coding sequence ATGAATATTATCTCAAGAAAAGGAACAATGTTTTTTAGTCTaacaaaaagattttttttaccatcTGGTCCTATATCTCTTCCACTTATAATATTAATCTTTGCAAAGGGGAATCAAATCAACACAATTTTCCCACTTTCTTGTATTGGTCCAGCAATTCTTCTATTGGTTCTAATTTCTGCATTATCCTTTGATAATGAAGCTGATTATAAGGACattcaatacacattttttgcAGCATCAACAGTTTCTGGAATTTTGCATGCAAGTTTATATTTGGATTCAATTGCGTTGGCTTATTATACCGGTTTCGACGCGTTGATGTCTTCAACACTTTCAGGTGAATGTGCAACATGTGTGTGTAGGAAAGAAGCTTTGGCTGTTGGAGGGAAACTAGTGAAGTACAAAGGTTGGTCAATGACAACATTTTTTGTTGGTAGTGTTCTTTGTTTGAGGATTATATGTACAATCTTTGGAGAAAATGTGGGGAAATTTGTGTCCATGATTAAAGTGTTGATGGAAAGGTTTAGTTGGATTTTGATAAGTTTGGATTGTGTTTATTTGATTGCAAAGTCACCACCAGAAAGAGTAATGTTGAGAGTTGTTGCTTTTGGATGCATATTTCTTTTGATTGTGCTTCATGTTCTTAAAGAGGCATGTAGTCAAATTCATGCAATGGCTTATGTGGCAGAAAAATTGAGATTGGTGTCAATGTCAACACCAAtagcataa
- the LOC11430377 gene encoding WAT1-related protein At3g30340, whose amino-acid sequence MWKPVLVMILVNLALAFVNIFLKKILNEGMDHLTILTYRQAISAICLAPIACFFERESKINGHIICLLFFSALVGATLTQYLYLVGLKYTSATFASAFLNTVPVFTFILALPMGMEKMSMKSKSGKAKILGTFVCIGGALVLVLYKGMPIINPQSHNIAGKATTPEPASSLKKWIMGSIFLTVGCVFWSSWFLIQERIGKKYPYRYSSTAIISLFAAIQSAILNLIIHRNNAKWILKGKLQIMTVVYSGLVGSGLCYVAMAWCVKQKGPVFTAAFTPLIQMFVAVLDLCILQEEIYLGSVVGSVLVISGMYMLLWGKSKEREQCALKDTQENQKDEECH is encoded by the exons ATGTGGAAGCCAGTTTTGGTTATGATTCTAGTTAATTTAGCTTTAGCTTTTGTCAATATATTTCTGAAGAAGATTCTTAATGAAGGAATGGACCATTTAACCATTTTAACATATCGACAGGCAATTTCAGCTATTTGTTTGGCACCTATTGCTTGCTTCTTTGAAAG GGAAAGCAAGATAAATGGTCATATTATATGTCTGCTTTTCTTTAGTGCTCTTGTAGG AGCAACACTCACACAATACCTCTATCTTGTTGGACTTAAATATACATCAGCAACATTCGCATCTGCATTCCTCAATACGGTGCCTGTATTCACGTTCATTTTGGCACTGCCAATGGG GATGGAAAAAATGAGCATGAAAAGCAAGAGTGGTAAAGCCAAAATCTTGGGAACTTTTGTGTGTATTGGTGGAGCTTTGGTATTGGTCCTTTATAAAGGAATGCCCATAATCAACCCACAATCTCATAACATAGCAGGCAAAGCCACAACACCAGAACCAGCCTCCAGTTTAAAGAAATGGATTATGGGTTCAATATTTCTTACAGTAGGTTGCGTTTTCTGGTCTTCATGGTTTCTTATACAAGAAAGGATTGGCAAAAAGTATCCATATCGATACTCTAGCACAGCCATTATATCACTCTTTGCTGCCATTCAATCCGCAATATTAAATTTGATCATCCATAGAAATAATGCCAAATGGATTCTCAAAGGAAAGCTACAAATAATGACTGTTGTATACTCT GGGCTGGTGGGATCAGGCTTGTGCTATGTGGCAATGGCATGGTGTGTCAAACAAAAGGGACCAGTTTTTACAGCAGCATTTACCCCACTTATACAGATGTTTGTGGCTGTGCTTGATCTTTGTATATTACAAGAGGAAATTTATCTAGGAAG TGTTGTAGGATCAGTCTTGGTTATTTCTGGCATGTATATGCTCCTATGGGGTAAAAGTAAAGAGAGGGAACAATGTGCCTTGAAGGACACTCAAGAAAATCAAAAAGATGAAGAATGTCACTAA
- the LOC11433884 gene encoding protein TRANSPARENT TESTA 16 — MGRGKIEIKKIQNKTTRQVTFSKRRTGLLKKTHELSVLCEAQIGLIIFSSTGKLSQYCSDSTRMDQIIERYERSTGKRIMAEHDDHQIHPRELEMFHDMAMLRQESLRLELGIQRYLGDDMKDLQFDDLSKIEHELEISLAKVRNRQNELMQQQMENLQRKERILQDENMNLSNWEHKAVMENKAVMDQFAFFEDQPLSRILQLAAPVNPYLQLGQPVFQDYNLKTRDLDHP; from the exons ATGGGGCGTGGAAAGATTGAGATTAAGAagattcaaaacaaaaccacaaGGCAAGTGACATTTTCCAAAAGAAGAACTGGATTGTTGAAGAAGACTCATGAGCTATCAGTGTTATGTGAAGCTCAGATTGGACTAATAATTTTCTCGAGCACTGGAAAACTCTCCCAATATTGCTCTGATTCCACAAG GATGGACCAAATCATTGAAAGGTACGAGAGAAGTACAGGTAAACGCATTATGGCTGAACATGATGATCATCAGATTCATCCCAGG gAATTAGAAATGTTCCATGACATGGCAATGCTGAGGCAGGAAAGTCTTCGTCTTGAATTGGGAATTCAACGCTATCTTGGAGATGACATGAAAGATTTACAGTTTGATGACTTGAGTAAAATTGAACATGAATTAGAGATCTCTCTTGCAAAAGTTCGAAACCGTCAG AATGAGCTCATGCAACAACAAATGGAGAATCTCCAAAGGAAG GAAAGAATCTTGCAAGATGAAAACATGAATTTATCCAACTGG GAGCATAAGGCAGTGATGGAAAACAAGGCTGTGATGGATCAGTTTGCATTTTTTGAGGACCAACCACTTAGCAGGATCCTTCAACTTGCTGCACCTGTTAATCCCTATCTTCAGCTTGGTCAGCCAGTTTTTCAAGATTATAATCTCAAGACTAGGGACCTCGATCACCCTTAA